TGCCCGACGTCGGCGACGTAGAGGTCGCCGGTCAGACGGTCGAACGAGAAGCGCCACGGGTTGCGCAAGCCGAGCGCCCAGACGAGGCCGCGCTTCTTCCCCGCACGCGGGTTCGGATTGGTCGGCGGGACCGCGCGATACGGCGGCGTCTCGACGTCGACGTCGATGCGCAGCAGCTTGCCGAGCATGCGCGTCGGGTCCTGCGCGTTCTCGTCCGGATCCCCGCTCTGGCCGCCGTCGCCGGGGCCCATGTAGAGGTAGCCGTCCGCTCCGAAGGCGATCTGGCCGCCGTTGTGGTTGGTGCGCGGGTGCGGGATGCGCAGCACGATGCGCCTGGTCGACGGGTCCGCGCGGTCCGGGTCGAGCGCGCTCGCCTCGTAGCGCGCGAGCACGAGCCGTCCCCGGTTGTCGGTGTAGTAGACGAAGAAGCGGCGATTGCTCGCGTAGTCCGGGTGGAAGGCGATGCTGAACAGGCCGCGCTCGCCGACGAACGAAACCTTGTCCGTGATGTCGAGGAACGGGATCGGCAGCAGCGCGCCGTTGCGCACGATGCGCACCCGGCCCTCTTGCTCGACGATGAACAGGCGCTGCGTGTCGAGCGGCGGCGCGGCGAGGTAAACCGGCGACGCGAGTCCGGCGACGACGAGCTCGCTCGCGATCTCGTCGCCGATCGCGCGCGGCACGCCCGCGCAGAGCCCGCGCGAATCGGTGAGCACGCACTGCGGGGTGCAGCCGTCGCCTGCGTTCGGGTTGCCGTCGTCGCAGCTCTCGGTGCCCTCGACGACGCGGTTGCCGCAGCGCACCGTGCGCGCAAAGCACAGCTGCGGCGCCGGCGCGTTGCGCGCGAGCGTCCGCCCCGGACCGTTGGCCGCATAGGTCGTCGAGCGCGCGCAGAACGCCGCGTCGCCGATCGTCAAGCGAACATTGATCGGACCCTGCGCCTGCGTGACGCGGTACGGCCAGGCGCGCGAGACGCCGACGACCCTCAAGCTCCCGACGTTCCGCGTGGTGCGGATCTCGACGCGCCGGATCCCGGACGGCTTCGCAGGATCGACGTAGCGGTAGCCCGAGCCGGGCGGGTCGAGCGGCTGCCATCCGGATGGCGGGAGCGGGATGATGCCGCTCGCGCCGTCGCCCGGCCCGTTGCCGACGATCTCGAGCGTCGCGCCGCTCACGCGCGGATCGGGCACGTTCGCGCTCGCGAGCGCCGGCACGTTTACGGCGCGGAACACGACGCGCGCTCCCTTGGGATGCGTCTGGTCGCGCAGCAGCAGACGCGTCGTCGCGATCGGACGGTCGACGGCGTTCGCTGGGTCTGGGGTCGCGAGCACGGCAGCGGCCGATGCGACGAACAGCAGAGCGATCTGCAGCAGCATGTGAGCCCCCACGGCTGCGCGCGTAATGCCGCGTTTCGTTCGGCGTGGCGGCGAAGCAAGCTCCGCGCCCCGCGACTCATCGTGCGGAGGTGTGCGACTCGGGTCAACGCCACCTGGTGACGCGTGTATGCACTTCATGCGAAACGCAGCCGGGGATTGATCCGCGCGAGGCCGCGTTCATAGATGGCCGTCATGGCGGCGCAAACCGGCGGCGGTCGGTGGCATCCGCGGATCGTCGTCAACCAGGCCTCGACGCTCCGGCTGCCGCTCGCCGAGGACCTGGCGCTCTATCGCGAGCTCGGCGTCGAGCGCGTCACGCTGCTGTCGCGCAAGGTGGACGCCGCAGGCGATGACGAGGCGCTGCGCCTCGTGCGCGACGCTGGAGTGACGGTCGACAGCCTGATGGTCGGTCCGCTGCTCGAGCTCGCGCGTCCGGAGCAGTGGGAGGAGGGCAGGAGCGCGCTGCGGCGGATGCTCGCGCGGGCCCGACGCTTCGGCGCCGACTGCGTGGTGATCACGAGCGGCCCCGCCGGAACGCTGACCTGGGAGGACGCGGCAGACGCGCTCGCGACCGCGCTCGAGCCGGTGATCGCCGAGGCGCGCGCGGAAGGCATGACGATCGCGGTCGAGCACACCAACAACCTGCGCTTCGACCTCGGCTTCCTGCACAACCTGCGCGACACGATCGACGTCGCTCGCCGGATCGGTCTGCGCGTCTGCATGGAGGTGAACAGCGTCTGGGGCGAGCGCGCGCTGCGCGACACGATCCGCGCCGGCGTCGATCTCCTCCGCATCGTGCAGGTGAACGACTTCGTCGTCCCGACGACGTCGACGCCGGACCGCGCGGTGCCGGGCGACGGCGTCATCCCGCTCGCGCGCATCGTCGGCGAGCTCGAGGCGGCGGGCTACCGCGGTCCGTACGAGATCGAGATCGTGGGACCGCGCATCGAGGCGGAAGGCTATCCGAGCGCGCTGCGGCGCAGCCTCGAGCACGTCGATGCGCTGCTGCGCGGGCTCGCGTAGGCTTCGCGCCGCTCAGGCGCCGGGGCGCGCGGTCTCGCTCTGCAGCCGGTCGCTCAGGATGCGCGCCAGGTTGCGGTAGAGCTGCGCCGCGGTGCGCGGGTAGCGACGCTGCACGCGGGCGAGCGCGCGCTCGTTGACCGTCAGCACCTCGAGCGGCTCGGTGGCGATCACGTCGGCGGTGCGCTGGTGGCTGCGGATCAGCCCCATCTCGCCGAACACGTCGCCGCGTCCGAGCTCGCGCACCATGCGCTCCTGGCCGTTCACGTGCACGCGCACCTCGGCCTTGCCGTCGATGATGACGTACATCTGGTCGCCGACCTCGCCTTGACGCACGACGTGCTGGCCGCGCTCGTGGGTCTCGAGCCCGGCGAGCAGCGCGACGAGCCGCGCCTGCGACGGACGCAGGTTCTGGAACAGCGGGATCGTGCGGTGCGGGTCGCGTCCGAGCTTGACGCCGAGCAGGTCCCACAGCGTGATGATGCGCGTCGTCGCGAGCAGCGCCGGGAAGAGCGCGAGCTCCGTGACGATCGCCGCGAGGATCGTGATCGCCGACAGCGCGCCGAACTGCTGCAGCGGGACGAAGGTCGAGATCGCGAGGCTCGCGAAGCCGAAGAAGAGCAGCAGCGAGTTGAACAGCGCCGGCTTTCCGACGCTCGAGAACGTGCGCACCATCGCCGTTTCCTGATCGGCGGTGCGCTTGATCTCCGAGGAGAGCCTGCTCATCAGGTGGATCGTGTCGTCGACGACGATGCCGAGCACGATCGACGCGATGATCGTCGTGCCGAGGTTGAGCGGCGCTCCCGTGAGGCCCATCAAGCCAAAGAAGACGATCACCGGCACGAAGTTCGGCACCATGGCGATCAGGCCGATCCGCGCCGAGAGGAACATCAGCGCCATGACCGCGAAGATCGCGACCGTCGCCATGGCGAGGCTCCCGATCTGACCGCTGACCAGGTCGCTGGTCGTCTCCATCATCAGGATCAGATTGCCGGTCGCGCGGGCGCGCAGCTCGGGCGGGAAGGTCTGCGCGGCGAAGCGGTGGATCTGGCCGACGAGGCGCTCGATGTCGCTCGAGCGCGCGAGCGTCGTGCGCACCAGGATGTGCGTGCGCGAGAAGTCGGAGTTGACGACGCGCTGGAACGACTTCGGGCTCGAGGCGACGAGCTGCAGCACGGAGTCGAGCTGCGCCGGGTTCTCCCAGAAGGTCGTCGGCGCGCCCGCCGGCGCGCCGCCCTCGGCCGCGCCGCTCTCGACCACGTTGCCGTGCTCGTCGATGATGATGTCGCCCTCGGCGCCGGCGCTCGCCTGGTTGCCGCGGTCGAGCAGCTCCGCGTAGTCGACGAAGGAGATCGTCTTGTCGACGCCCGGCAGCGAGTCGATGTGCTTCTGCAGCGCGCGGATCCGCTCGAGCGTGTCGAGCTTCTTCATCGTCCCGGGCGCGTCGGCGTCGATGGCGACGTAGAACGCCATGCTGCCGACCAGGTTCTCGTTGATCGCGTCGGTCGCCTTGCGCACCGGGTCGTCGGGACCGAAGAACGAGCTCAGGTTGTTGTCGACCTGGATCTTCGGGATCTGCGTCAAGCACACCGCGCAGAGCACGGCGGTCGCGAGGATCACGGTCGTGCGCCGCCGGATGCTGAAGGTCGCGATGCCGGCGAGGAAGCGGCTCACCGTTGGCGAGTAGTCCTCGCGCACCGTGCGCGGCAGGGACAGCAAGGCGAGGATCGACGGCACGACGACCAGCGCCATCACGAACGCGATCGCGACGCCGATCGCCGCGTAGATGCCGAGCTGTCGAATGCTGACGATCTGGTTCGTGACCAGCGACAGGAAGCCGATGATCGTCGTGATCGCCGTGATGACGATCGGCATGCCGGTGTCGCGCAGCGTGTGCAGCGCGGCCTCGCGCGGCGATCCGGCGGTCGACGTGGCTTCGTAGTAGTCGGCGAGGACGTGCAGGCAGTAGGCGCCGGCGAGCACCAGCAGCAGCGGCGGCAGGGCGAGCGTGCCGAGGCTGAGCGGCGTGTCGGCGAGCGCCATGATGCCGAGCGTCCACACGAGCGTGACCGAGATCGCGGTCAGCGGCAGCAGCACACCGCGCACCGAGCGGAAGCAGAGCGCGAGGGTGACGACGATGATGCCGAAGGCGATCGGCACGAAGCGCGACAGGTCCTTCCACATCGCGTCCGCCGCGTAGACCTTGAAGTGCGGCAGCCCGGTGTAGACGACCTGCTCCGGTCCGTTCGCGCGCGCGACGATCTCCTCGATCTCTTGGTCGATCCCGCGACGCGCGAACTCCTCGTCGCTCATCTCCTCGAAGAAGACGTTGAGCGCAGCCGCGCGGCCGTCGGGGGAGACGAGGTTCTTCAGGTAGATCGGACGCTCGGCGAGCTTCGCCTTGAGCTCGGCGATCTCTGCGGGCGAGCGCGGGATCGTCTCGATGAGCGGCGGCGGGTCGAGAACGTCGGCAACCGGGTCGACGGCGTTCGTCAAGCTCACGACCTCGGCGACGCCGTCGATGGCCGCGATCTCGTCGGTCAGGCGGCGGATCTTCTCGAGCGTCTCCGGCCGGTAGACGTCGTCGGTGATGACGCCGACGACGCCGATCTCGTCGCTGCCGAAGAGGCGGCGGATCTCGTCGTAGTACGCCTTGTCGGCGTCACCCTCGGCGAGCAGGGTCTCGACGGAGGCGTCGAGCCGGGTCTCGCGCGCGTGCCAGGCGAAAAATACCGTGGCCGCGGCGACGACCAGCAGCACCGCCTTCGGCCACTCGACGATTGCGCGATAGACCCGCTCCATGACCCGCTCCGGGTGAATTCCGACAAGATTTCCCGGAAGCGGTTCTTCTATCGAGCCTGGCTGGCTGTCAAACCGCTGCTGGCTCCGAAGACGCGTCGGACGCGCTCGACGCGAGCTCCTCGCGCGGCGCGAGCGGCCGCGCCGCGACGATGCGTCCGCGCATCCACAGACCGCCGTCCGGATCGCGCAGCACCTCGCCGACGCGCGCCGGGTGGTGAATTTCGAGCTCGACGGGCTCCTCGCGCGCGAGCAGCTCCTCGTCGACCGGGTTCATGCCGCCGAGACGCTCGGCGACGAGGTGCGCCGGATACGAGAAGCGACGGCGGATGGTGCGCGTCGGTCCGACGCGCGGGCACAGCGCCTCGTCGAGCTCGAGCAGCTTCATCGCCTGCCCGACGAGATCGCCGCGTCCTGCGTCGACGAACCACTTCGCGGTCGCTGCGCGGATCACGCGGTAGGCGCGCTCGCGGTTCGACAGCAGATCGATGTAGAGGTCGGCGCGGCTCTCGTACGCCGCCATGCGATCGACCTCGCCGTTCGCATCGAGGCTGAAGCCGAGCTCGCACAACAGCTCGCGCAGCACCGCACGCAGCAGCCCCGTCGTCGACACGCCACCGGCGAACGCCGTGAAGCGCGCGGTGATCGGCATCATCTGCCCGCGCGCGAGCATGATGTACGCCGTGATCAGGAAGTAGCCCTCGCAGCCCTCGTCCACCGTGAAGGTGTGGCAGCCGACGACATACTCGCCCTTGGCCTTGCCGTAGCCCGCGACCGGCAGCGTCTTGAGCTGGTATTCCTCGCGGCGCTCGTAGAACTCGGTGCCGGGCAGCAGCGTGTAGCCGAAGATGTTGACGTTCGGGAAGATCGTCAGCAGGTGGTCGAGGTTCGCCTCGAACTCCTGCAGCGTGTCGCCGGGCAAGCCCCAGATCAGCTCGGCGCAGATCGGCACGCCCTCCGCCGCGAGCTCCTTGACGACCGGCTCGTAGTCGTTGGCGCGCATGTTGGTGCGGTGGCTGAGCTCGAGCGCGCGCGGCGTCAGCGTCTGCAGCGCGAAGTTGTAGTGCGGCAGAAGGCCGTTGGCGTGCATCAGGCGCACGATCTCGCGCACGCGCGCGTTGTGGTTCTTCGACCAGGAGGTCGCGAAGGTCTGCGGCAGCCCCGTGCGCTGACGCAGCTCGACGATCATCTTGGCCTTCTCGAGGTCTTCGCGCAGCGCGCCGAAGTTCGAGTCGCAGAGCCAGATGTCCTGGATGCCGCCCGCGACCATGCGCTCGAGGTCGCTGCGGATGCGCGGCAGCGAGAACTGGAACATCTTGGTGCCGATCGCGCCCGTGCCCCACTCGCAGAACGAGCAGCGGTACGGACAGCCGCGGCTGGTCTCGTAGGCGACGTGCGCGTAGAGCGGCTTGCCGTCCTCGTCGCGGAGCTGGATCACGTCGAGCGCGCTCGGCAGCTCGTCGAGGCACGTCGTGCGCGGCCGATCCGGGGTGCGGCGCGGCTTGCCGTCCGCGTCGAGGAACGCGCAGCCCGCGATGCTCGGCCACGCTTCGCGTCCCGGTGCGTCGAGGATCTCGGTGAACGTCTTCTCGCCCTCGCCGAGCACGATGAGATCGATGCCGTCCTCGAACAGGAAGTCCTCGGCGCGCTGCACGTGCGGTCCGCCGGCGACCACCAGCGTCTGCGGCGCGTCTTGCTTGACGCGGCGGGCGAGGGTCAGGAACTCGGCGACGTTCCACGTGTAGCAGCTGAGCCCGATCACCGGCTCGACGCCCGCCTCGAGCGCCTCGCGCACCCGCGGCAGGACGCGCTGCGGCCACTCGGTGTCGAGCCAGCGCGGCACGTCGGTCGCGTCGCGGAAGTGCACGAGCTCGACGTCGGTGTGGGCGGCCGTGGCGCCGTGCGCTCGGAAGTAGGCCTTGAGCCCGCCGGTGGTCATCGGCGGCCCGAAGAACTGCTCGGTGTCGAGGCTGAAGAGGTAGACGGGACGGCGCATGGAGGTCGGGCGTGCCATGCGAGGGGCCGAGCCGCAACCGCGCGGGGCGATTTTGCCCGACGAGTCGGCGTCTCGTCCGGGGCGGCCGGCCGCGCGGCGACGCAAGGCTCCGCGCCGCCGACGCGGCGGCCGCCGCTCAGGGCACCGGCGGCAGGAAGGCGCGGTCCGCCGCGAGCTCCTCGACCAGCCACGGCCCGAGGCCGACCCGCAGCGCGGCCTCGATCCGGTCGCTCCGCCAGTGCAGACGCTTGGTCGAGAACAGCGGATCGGGATCCGACTGCCACTCGCGGAACGCTTCCAGCGCCTCGTGGGTGGCGCGCTGGACGCTGCCGCGCTCGCGCATCCGCCCGAGCCAGGCGGCGAGGCGCGGGTGCTTCGCCCCGTCGATGCCGTCGCCGACGAGCTCGGCCATGATCAGGTGCGGGACGACCGCGATGTCGGCCCGGGTCAGCGTCGCGCCGGCGAGGTATTCGTTGGCCCCGAGCTCGTGCTCGAGCTGCGCGTGGCAGCGCTGCAGGACCTCGCTGGCCGTGCGCGCCGCCTCGGGGTGGCTCTGCACGAGGTCGGGGCGGAACGCCTTCATCACCCCGAGGACGAGCACCGCGCCGTCGAGCGGTCCGTCGGCGAACTTCTCGAGCAGCCGGACGCGTGCGCGCGCCGCCGGATCGTCGGGCAGCAGCGACGGCGGGATGCGGTCGTCGAGGTACTCGCAGATCACCGCCGAGTCGTAGAGCACGGCGTCGCCGTCGCACAGCGCGGGCACCTCGCCGCGCGGGTTGATCTCGAGCAGCCGCTCGCGATCGGCGTGCGTGCGGATCTCGTGCTTGTCGAACTTGATGCCCTTCTCGTAGAGCGCGAGCCGCACCTTGAACGCGTACGGGCTCATGATGTTGTCGAACAGCTCCATGTCGGCTCCTTCTGATTGACCCCGTGCTCGGGCGCTGACGTGTCCGCCGGAGTGCTCGCAGCGAGCTTCGTGCCGCGTCGGTGGGCCGCGTCGTCTCGTGTGCGGCGACGCTCGTCGCGTGCCGCACCTGCTGCAGCCTTGCAACGCGCGTGGCGGTGAAGCAACGGGCGCGCGCGCACGCCGCGCGAGAGCCGTCCGTGCGGTGTCGCGGCGCTTGCGCGTGGTCGCGCGCTCGCGCCGCGTGGCCCCGCGCTTGCTGCGTCAAGCGACGGAAGAAGGAGCGTCTCGTGGAAGCGTTGATGGAACTCTCGTGGCGCCTCTATCCGGCGACGGTGCTCGGCTGCGTCGGCGCCGTGCTCGTCGTGCGCGGCTGGCGCACGTTCCTCCGCGTGCGGACGCAGGGCCGCGACCCCGAGCGCGCGCTGCGGGTCGCGCGCGCCCTGCGCGTCGTCATCCTCGGGATCTGCGTGACGACCTTCGCCGCGGCGTGGCTCGCGCAGCTCGGCTGGCTCGCGGGGCTCGCGCTGATCGTGGTCGGCGAGGAGATGCTCGAGACGAGCTTGATGGTCGCGACGCTCGAGGACGGACGCCGGCGCGAGCTGCGTCGGCAGGCGATCGCGACGTGAGCCGTCGATCCGCAGCGCGGGCGCTGCACGCGTCCGCGCCACGCATCGCGGCTGCGCGTCTTGCGGTGGCTGTGGGGATCGTCGAGGATCGAAGGACATGCCCGACGCATCGTTCGACGTCCTCGTCATCGGCGGCGGCCCGGGCGGCTACGTCGCGGCGATCCGCGCCTCCCAGCTCGGCTTCGCGACCGCGGTCGTCGAGCGCGAGCACCTGGGCGGCATCTGCCTCAACTGGGGCTGCATCCCGACCAAGGCGCTGCTGCGCGCCGCCGAGATCGCGCACGTGCTGCGCGATCAGGCGAAGGACTTCGGCTTCGACGTCCCGAGCTGGAAGCTCGACATGAAGCGCGTCGTCGCGCGCTCGAGACGCGTCGCGGACCGCCTGTCGCGCGGTGTCGCGGGGCTCATGAAGAAGCACAAGATCCGCGTCTACGACGGCAGCGGCGCGCTCGCCGCGCCGGGTCTGGTGCGGGTCGCGAAGCCCGGCGAGCGCGACTTCGAGCTCGGCGCGCGCCACGTCATCCTCGCGACCGGCGCGCGCCCGCGCACGCTGCCCGGCCTCGAGCCCGACGGCAAGCGCATCTGGACCTACAAGGAAGCGATCGTCCCGGAGGATCTGCCGGCGTCGCTGCTGGTCGTCGGCTCGGGCGCGATCGGGATCGAGCTCGCGAGCTTCTATCGCCAGCTCGGCTCCGAGGTGACGGTGGTCGAGGTGCTGCCGCGCATCCTGCCCGCGGAGGACGAGGAGATCTCGACGCTCGCGCGCCGCATCTTCGAGAAGCAGGGCATGAAGATCCACACCGGCGCGAAGGTCGGACCGCTCGACGCCTCCGGTGACGGCGTCTCGGCGGAGATCACGCTCTCCGACGGCAAGACGACGCGCGTGAGCGCGGACCGTGCGATCCTCGCCATCGGCATCACCGGCAACGTCGAGAACATCGGCCTCGAGGGCACCGGCATCGTGGTCGACAAGGGGCACGTCGTCGTCGACCAGTGGCTGCAGACCGGCGAGCCCGGGATCTACGCGATCGGCGACCTGGTCGGTCCGCCGTGGCTCGCGCACAAGGCGATGCACGAGGGCGTGATCTGCGTCGAGCACATCGCGGGCGAGCCCGTCGAGCCGCTCGACACGACGCTGATCCCGGGTTGCACGTACAGCTTGCCGCAGATCGCGAGCGTCGGCCTCACCGAGGCGGCGGCGCGCGCGGAAGGTCGAGAGATACGGGTCGGACGCTTCCCGTGGCTCGGCAACGGCAAGGCGATCGCGCTCGGCGAGACCGAGGGCATCGTCAAGACAATCTTCGACGCGCGAACCGGCGAGCTGCTCGGCGCGCACATGCTCGGCCCGGAGGTGACGGAGCTCATCCAGGGCTACGTCGTCGCGCGCGGTCTCGAGACCACCGAGCACGAGCTCATCCGGACGATCTTCGCGCACCCGACGCTGTCCGAGGCGATGCACGAGTCGGTGCTCGCGGCGTACGGGCGCGTGCTGCACGTCTGAGCGGCGCGCGCGGCGTTTCCCGCCACGCTCCAGTTTTCCCGCCCGGCGGCCGATAGCCATCGAGAGATGGGGTCGGTGTCGCCATGGGAAGCATGAGCGCGAGCCCGCAGGGCGGGACGGAGACGGCGGCGAAGCCGAGCGCCAAGTTGCTCATCATCGATGACGACCCGGTCATCACCTTCCTGCTGCGCAGCGTCCTCGAGCGCGCCGGCTACGAGTGCCTGGTGGCGCCGGACGGCGACAGCGCATGGCAAGTGCTGTCCCCCGACGTCTCGCTCGTCCTGCTCGACATCATGATGCCGGGGCAGAACGGGCCCGAGATCCTGCGCCGCATGCGGCTCGATCCGATGCTCGCCGACATCCCGGTGATCTTCGTCACCGGACGCTCGGACGCGGCGACCCGCATCCAGTGCCTGGCGATGGGTGCCGCGGGCTTCGTCGTGAAGCCGTTCCACGCGCGCGACGTGCTGAACCAGGTGCGGCTCGCGCTCGAGCGTCCCGAGGTCGACGACGCGGCGGACGACGACGCGACCGATCCGCTCGAGACCGCGCTCGAGGCCGAGCTCGCTCCCGCATCGGGTCTCAACGGCGATCTCACGCCGAGCGACCTCGAGAGCATGCCGGTGTCGCAGCTGCTGCGGAGCTTGCTCGCCGAGCGGCGCGCGACGCGGCGCTCGCTCGCGAGCCACCGCCGCCTGGTCTCGGCGCTCTTCCGCCTCCACCAGGCGATGAGCGAGGGCGAGAACCCGCGCGAGCTCGCGCAGTCGATCGTGGCGCTCGCGCAGAAGGCGCTCCGTGCGCGGTGCGCCGAGCTGTGGGTACCGGAGGACGGTCACCTCGTGCGCCTCGCGGCGCTGCCCGCAGAGGGCCACCGCGGAGACGGCTTCGCGCTCGACGGCGCGGAGCCACCGGCGCGCGCCTGGCGCGAGTGGCTGACCATCGAGAGCACGCCCGACAACGGCGAGGAGATCGAGCTGCACTTCCCGCTCACCGTCGGCACCGATCGCATCGGCGTGCTGTCGATGTGCTTCACCGCCGCGGACCGGCCGTCGGAGAGCCTCGCCGGCTTCTTCTGCGCCGAGGTGGCGCTGGCGCTCGACTCGGCGATCCGTCTCGAGCACGCGCGCAGCGAGGCGCTCACCGATCCGCTCACCGGCGTCTACAACCGCCGCTTCCTCGAGACGCGTCTCGCCGACGAGCTGCGTCGCGCGCGCGAGATCGGCACCTCGACGAGCGTGCTGTTCATCGACATCGACCGCTTCAAGTGGTTCAACGACACCTTCGGGCACGAGGTCGGCGATCGCCTGCTGCGCTCGGCGGCGGAGGCGCTCGCGGCCCAGCTGCGCAGCGTCGACGTGGTCGCGCGCTTCGGCGGCGACGAGTTCGTCGTCATCCTGCCGGACACCGACCGCGCCGGCTCGGCGGTGGTCGCGGCGCGCTTGCAGGACGCGCTGCTGCGCATCGCGAACGACGCGCTGCCGCCGGGCAACGAGCTCACCGTGACGATCGGCGGCGCGACCTCGCCCGAGGACGGCGTACGTCCCGCCGAGCTGCTCGCGCGCGCGGACTCCGCGA
This window of the Candidatus Binatia bacterium genome carries:
- a CDS encoding diguanylate cyclase — encoded protein: MGSMSASPQGGTETAAKPSAKLLIIDDDPVITFLLRSVLERAGYECLVAPDGDSAWQVLSPDVSLVLLDIMMPGQNGPEILRRMRLDPMLADIPVIFVTGRSDAATRIQCLAMGAAGFVVKPFHARDVLNQVRLALERPEVDDAADDDATDPLETALEAELAPASGLNGDLTPSDLESMPVSQLLRSLLAERRATRRSLASHRRLVSALFRLHQAMSEGENPRELAQSIVALAQKALRARCAELWVPEDGHLVRLAALPAEGHRGDGFALDGAEPPARAWREWLTIESTPDNGEEIELHFPLTVGTDRIGVLSMCFTAADRPSESLAGFFCAEVALALDSAIRLEHARSEALTDPLTGVYNRRFLETRLADELRRAREIGTSTSVLFIDIDRFKWFNDTFGHEVGDRLLRSAAEALAAQLRSVDVVARFGGDEFVVILPDTDRAGSAVVAARLQDALLRIANDALPPGNELTVTIGGATSPEDGVRPAELLARADSAMLRGKRAGRNRIEIFGRSAKPASDTKSRRREESIVLRTLMAALHVRDPDTARHSLAVGALATRIARKLGCDAEQVRLAGQTGLLHDIGKLHTPINILLKPGPLDEAERALMNLHAEMGAELIASLPALRHLAPAVRASQEFFDGNGYPDGIAGDAIPLAARIVAVADAYHAMRSNRPYRAAITHEEAVQELRQCAGTQFDPVVVEALLGLLEKDEAARLQASLLAATTDGDTATQPA